A DNA window from Aminipila luticellarii contains the following coding sequences:
- a CDS encoding hemolysin family protein, with translation MSSDPSMPVMAQIIFLAFLIFINAFFAAAEMSIVSVNKNRIKILAQDGNKKAAMVRDLLDNPNIFLSTIQVAITLAGFLASASAAVGMSDHLSKVFTNIGIPYGHYISVLVVTIILSYVTLVLGELYPKRIALQHAEGMAMLVVRPIVALSKVAKPFVWILSFSVNIILKLTRQKTNTNDEEFSEDEVMSMLEVGQETGVLKENGKKMINSIFAFDDKLAYEVMTPRTDVFYIDINDPTEEYIDELMELRYSRIPVYEDDSDNIIGILHIKDYLIKAREDGFENVDIRSILRKPYFVPETKNIDSLFFDLQSSKQHIAILIDEYGGFSGIVTMEDIIEEVMGNIDDEYDEEELPIEKIDESTYIVDGFINLNDLDEQLHLNLQSENSETLGGLLIDLLGEIPDEDEQGKRVIEYENCVFKIESVKERRIEKVKLYIVPDPSKEDDQKKEE, from the coding sequence GATGGAAATAAGAAAGCTGCAATGGTACGCGATTTATTAGACAATCCCAATATATTTTTATCCACGATTCAGGTGGCCATTACGTTGGCAGGGTTTCTTGCCAGTGCATCGGCAGCGGTAGGGATGTCGGATCACTTAAGTAAAGTATTTACAAACATAGGGATACCATACGGTCACTATATATCTGTTCTGGTCGTCACCATCATTTTATCTTATGTTACACTTGTTTTGGGAGAGCTTTACCCGAAAAGAATAGCGCTTCAACATGCGGAAGGTATGGCGATGCTAGTCGTACGGCCGATAGTCGCCCTGTCTAAGGTGGCAAAGCCGTTTGTGTGGATCTTATCTTTTTCAGTCAATATCATTTTAAAGCTGACAAGGCAGAAAACCAACACCAACGATGAAGAATTCTCGGAAGATGAGGTCATGTCCATGCTGGAGGTCGGTCAGGAGACTGGTGTTCTTAAAGAAAACGGCAAAAAAATGATCAACAGCATCTTTGCCTTTGATGATAAGCTGGCTTACGAAGTCATGACCCCGCGAACGGATGTTTTTTATATCGATATAAATGATCCGACAGAGGAATATATTGATGAACTGATGGAACTCCGGTATTCCAGAATTCCGGTATATGAAGATGACAGTGATAACATTATCGGTATCCTGCATATCAAAGATTATTTGATCAAGGCCAGAGAAGACGGCTTTGAAAATGTGGATATCCGATCCATTTTAAGAAAACCTTATTTCGTACCTGAAACGAAAAATATTGATTCCTTGTTTTTTGATCTGCAAAGCTCGAAACAGCATATTGCCATACTCATCGACGAATACGGCGGATTCTCTGGTATTGTGACCATGGAGGACATCATCGAAGAAGTCATGGGAAACATTGACGATGAATATGATGAGGAAGAGCTTCCTATCGAAAAAATTGACGAAAGTACGTATATAGTAGACGGCTTTATTAATTTAAATGATTTGGATGAACAGCTTCATTTAAATCTTCAATCGGAAAACAGCGAAACGCTGGGAGGTCTTCTGATCGATCTTCTCGGAGAGATACCGGATGAAGATGAGCAGGGAAAACGGGTGATTGAATATGAAAACTGTGTATTCAAAATAGAATCTGTAAAAGAACGCAGAATTGAAAAAGTAAAATTGTATATTGTTCCGGATCCCAGCAAGGAGGACGATCAGAAAAAGGAAGAATAA